Proteins from one Syngnathus scovelli strain Florida chromosome 17, RoL_Ssco_1.2, whole genome shotgun sequence genomic window:
- the fbxo36b gene encoding F-box only protein 36b has product MSLKTVAMVTPQTVMASLLTDPLFETSGRGPSTNKNYYNCVVTKKDVIWRWWMISPRAVYRLSKPGQLIMSHEDFLDDSKLQNDLRTIFGYGALQYTKALCQGHFDYLARLPDSLLLRIVNYLELEDVGQLGRTSRRFRQLCASEEFWEQAVRRCCKTLSPGVPALAREVGWRNIFFTNKLQLQKLINRRRLRAEEEEAVLTAEKRSETSCPDLTGVEQTIEGSGH; this is encoded by the exons ATGTCATTGAAGACGGTTGCTATGGTAACGCCACAAACTGTCATGGCGTCCCTGTTGACAGACCCGCTGTTTGAAACCTCTGGACGTGGTCCCTCAACaaataaaaactactataactgTGTTGTTACCAAGAAAGAC GTGATTTGGAGATGGTGGATGATATCTCCCCGAGCTGTATACAGACTTTCAAAGCCCGGCCAACTGATCATGTCACATGAAGACTTCCTGGATGACAGCAAACTACAAA ATGATCTCCGCACGATTTTTGGCTATGGTGCCTTGCAGTACACCAAGGCTCTATGCCAGGGCCATTTTGATTACCTTGCACGTCTCCCTGACTCCTTACTCCTGCGGATCGTCAACTATCTGGAGTTAGAGGATGTGGGTCAACTTGGACGAACTTCCCGCAGGTTTAGGCAG TTATGTGCCTCGGAGGAGTTCTGGGAGCAGGCGGTTCGGAGGTGCTGCAAAACACTTTCTCCCGGGGTTCCTGCCCTAGCGCGAGAAGTGGGTTGGCGTAACATCTTCTTCACCAACAAGCTCCAATTGCAGAAGCTCATCAACCGCCGCCGGCTGAGAGCCGAAGAGGAGGAGGCCGTGTTAACCGCCGAGAAGAGGTCAGAGACATCTTGTCCCGACCTAACTGGGGTGGAACAAACAATAGAAGGATCAGGgcactaa
- the agfg1b gene encoding arf-GAP domain and FG repeat-containing protein 1b isoform X4 produces MATSAKRKQEETHLKMLREMTSLPANRKCFDCDQRGPTYVNMTVGSFVCTTCSGILRGLNPPHRVKSISMTTFTQQEIEFLQKHSNEVCKHIWLGLYDDRTSVVPDFREPQKVKEFLQEKYEKKRWYVPPDQARSVICVQASVSGSSASSTGSTPEVQPLKTLQLNKTPLRQSPGLGRSQAHITAQEKKFDLLSDLGGDIFAAPPAQAVNSTNFANFAHFPNQSAATQANTDSNFANFDAFGNTAIPSHLSTSPPSKSFSTGGGVPIPSRSSALPIQSQTGSCTEDRYAALAELDNKLSSSAGSGVQGSFFGPVLGSSPAQNAPVLPSMQPGFGGVPSTNPFVAAAVASEMATNPFQANGRASAAAGPAFPVYGPNKPSMTPFGQPMAGPGVSNNPFMAGAPTGAFPSGGTSTNPFL; encoded by the exons ATGGCGACCAGCGCGAAGCGAAAGCAAGAGGAGACTCATTTGAAGATGCTCCGGGAAATGACTAGCCTTCCCGCGAATAGGAAATGTTTCGACTGTGATCAACGCGGCCCGACCTATGTCAACATGACAGTAGGCTCCTTCGTCTGCACCACCTGCTCCGGCATCTT GCGAGGGCTGAACCCTCCACACAGAGTGAAGTCGATTTCTATGACTACGTTTACGCAGCAAGAAATTGAGTTCCTTCAGAAACACAGCAATGAg GTCTGTAAACACATCTGGTTGGGCCTCTATGATGACAGGACGTCAGTTGTTCCAGATTTCCGGGAGCCGCAGAAAGTGAAAGAGTTCCTCCAGGAAaaatatgaaaagaaaagatg GTACGTGCCTCCGGACCAGGCCAGGTCCGTCATCTGCGTCCAGGCATCTGTTTCTGGCTCCTCAGCAAGCAGCACTGGCAGCACCCCGGAAGTCCAGCCTCTCAAGACCTTACAACTCAACAAGACCCCACTTCGTCAA TCCCCAGGGTTGGGCCGCTCCCAGGCTCACATCACTGCCCAAGAGAAAAAGTTTGACCTGCTGTCGGACTTGGGTGGTGACATTTTTGCTGCCCCACCCGCCCAGGCTGTCAACTCTACCAACTTTGCCAACTTTGCACATTTTCCAAACCAATCAG CAGCAACTCAGGCTAACACAGACAGCAACTTTGCCAACTTTGATGCATTTGGAAACACTGCAATTCCATCCCATCTGAGCACGTCACCCCCCTCAAAGTCCTTTTCCACAG GAGGAGGCGTGCCAATTCCATCCAGGTCAAGTGCTCTCCCCATCCAGTCCCAAACCGGGAGCTGCACAGAGGATCGCTACGCTGCGCTGGCCGAGTTGGACAACAAGCTAAGCTCGTCTGCAGGCAGCGGTGTTCAAGG GAGTTTTTTTGGTCCAGTGCTTGGCTCATCTCCAGCCCAGAATGCACCTGTTCTACCCAGCATGCAGCCCGGCTTTGGAG GTGTGCCTTCCACAAATCCCTTTGTTGCTGCAGCCGTTGCCTCCGAGATGGCCACCAACCCTTTCCAGGCCAATGGCAGAGCTTCCGCGGCTGCAG GCCCTGCATTTCCAGTTTATGGTCCAAACAAGCCCTCCATGACGCCGTTCGGTCAGCCCATGGCCGGTCCTGGCGTGTCCAATAACCCCTTCATG GCAGGAGCCCCTACCGGAGCATTCCCTTCAGGTGGTACCTCAACCAACCCGTTCCTGTAG
- the agfg1b gene encoding arf-GAP domain and FG repeat-containing protein 1b isoform X3: protein MATSAKRKQEETHLKMLREMTSLPANRKCFDCDQRGPTYVNMTVGSFVCTTCSGILRGLNPPHRVKSISMTTFTQQEIEFLQKHSNEVCKHIWLGLYDDRTSVVPDFREPQKVKEFLQEKYEKKRWYVPPDQARSVICVQASVSGSSASSTGSTPEVQPLKTLQLNKTPLRQSPGLGRSQAHITAQEKKFDLLSDLGGDIFAAPPAQAVNSTNFANFAHFPNQSGGGVPIPSRSSALPIQSQTGSCTEDRYAALAELDNKLSSSAGSGVQGSFFGPVLGSSPAQNAPVLPSMQPGFGGVPSTNPFVAAAVASEMATNPFQANGRASAAAAASFGTGSMSMPAGFGNSSSYCLPTSFSGNFQQQFPGQAPIPYSQPGAYHPQSNGPAFPVYGPNKPSMTPFGQPMAGPGVSNNPFMAGAPTGAFPSGGTSTNPFL, encoded by the exons ATGGCGACCAGCGCGAAGCGAAAGCAAGAGGAGACTCATTTGAAGATGCTCCGGGAAATGACTAGCCTTCCCGCGAATAGGAAATGTTTCGACTGTGATCAACGCGGCCCGACCTATGTCAACATGACAGTAGGCTCCTTCGTCTGCACCACCTGCTCCGGCATCTT GCGAGGGCTGAACCCTCCACACAGAGTGAAGTCGATTTCTATGACTACGTTTACGCAGCAAGAAATTGAGTTCCTTCAGAAACACAGCAATGAg GTCTGTAAACACATCTGGTTGGGCCTCTATGATGACAGGACGTCAGTTGTTCCAGATTTCCGGGAGCCGCAGAAAGTGAAAGAGTTCCTCCAGGAAaaatatgaaaagaaaagatg GTACGTGCCTCCGGACCAGGCCAGGTCCGTCATCTGCGTCCAGGCATCTGTTTCTGGCTCCTCAGCAAGCAGCACTGGCAGCACCCCGGAAGTCCAGCCTCTCAAGACCTTACAACTCAACAAGACCCCACTTCGTCAA TCCCCAGGGTTGGGCCGCTCCCAGGCTCACATCACTGCCCAAGAGAAAAAGTTTGACCTGCTGTCGGACTTGGGTGGTGACATTTTTGCTGCCCCACCCGCCCAGGCTGTCAACTCTACCAACTTTGCCAACTTTGCACATTTTCCAAACCAATCAG GAGGAGGCGTGCCAATTCCATCCAGGTCAAGTGCTCTCCCCATCCAGTCCCAAACCGGGAGCTGCACAGAGGATCGCTACGCTGCGCTGGCCGAGTTGGACAACAAGCTAAGCTCGTCTGCAGGCAGCGGTGTTCAAGG GAGTTTTTTTGGTCCAGTGCTTGGCTCATCTCCAGCCCAGAATGCACCTGTTCTACCCAGCATGCAGCCCGGCTTTGGAG GTGTGCCTTCCACAAATCCCTTTGTTGCTGCAGCCGTTGCCTCCGAGATGGCCACCAACCCTTTCCAGGCCAATGGCAGAGCTTCCGCGGCTGCAG CCGCCTCATTTGGTACTGGCTCTATGAGCATGCCTGCTGGCTTTGGAAATTCGTCTTCGTACTGCCTCCCGACCAGTTTCAGCGGAAACTTCCAGCAACAATTCCCTGGCCAGGCCCCCATCCCTTACTCACAACCCGGGGCCTAccaccctcagtccaatg GCCCTGCATTTCCAGTTTATGGTCCAAACAAGCCCTCCATGACGCCGTTCGGTCAGCCCATGGCCGGTCCTGGCGTGTCCAATAACCCCTTCATG GCAGGAGCCCCTACCGGAGCATTCCCTTCAGGTGGTACCTCAACCAACCCGTTCCTGTAG
- the agfg1b gene encoding arf-GAP domain and FG repeat-containing protein 1b isoform X1 gives MATSAKRKQEETHLKMLREMTSLPANRKCFDCDQRGPTYVNMTVGSFVCTTCSGILRGLNPPHRVKSISMTTFTQQEIEFLQKHSNEVCKHIWLGLYDDRTSVVPDFREPQKVKEFLQEKYEKKRWYVPPDQARSVICVQASVSGSSASSTGSTPEVQPLKTLQLNKTPLRQSPGLGRSQAHITAQEKKFDLLSDLGGDIFAAPPAQAVNSTNFANFAHFPNQSAATQANTDSNFANFDAFGNTAIPSHLSTSPPSKSFSTGGGVPIPSRSSALPIQSQTGSCTEDRYAALAELDNKLSSSAGSGVQGSFFGPVLGSSPAQNAPVLPSMQPGFGGVPSTNPFVAAAVASEMATNPFQANGRASAAAAASFGTGSMSMPAGFGNSSSYCLPTSFSGNFQQQFPGQAPIPYSQPGAYHPQSNGPAFPVYGPNKPSMTPFGQPMAGPGVSNNPFMAGAPTGAFPSGGTSTNPFL, from the exons ATGGCGACCAGCGCGAAGCGAAAGCAAGAGGAGACTCATTTGAAGATGCTCCGGGAAATGACTAGCCTTCCCGCGAATAGGAAATGTTTCGACTGTGATCAACGCGGCCCGACCTATGTCAACATGACAGTAGGCTCCTTCGTCTGCACCACCTGCTCCGGCATCTT GCGAGGGCTGAACCCTCCACACAGAGTGAAGTCGATTTCTATGACTACGTTTACGCAGCAAGAAATTGAGTTCCTTCAGAAACACAGCAATGAg GTCTGTAAACACATCTGGTTGGGCCTCTATGATGACAGGACGTCAGTTGTTCCAGATTTCCGGGAGCCGCAGAAAGTGAAAGAGTTCCTCCAGGAAaaatatgaaaagaaaagatg GTACGTGCCTCCGGACCAGGCCAGGTCCGTCATCTGCGTCCAGGCATCTGTTTCTGGCTCCTCAGCAAGCAGCACTGGCAGCACCCCGGAAGTCCAGCCTCTCAAGACCTTACAACTCAACAAGACCCCACTTCGTCAA TCCCCAGGGTTGGGCCGCTCCCAGGCTCACATCACTGCCCAAGAGAAAAAGTTTGACCTGCTGTCGGACTTGGGTGGTGACATTTTTGCTGCCCCACCCGCCCAGGCTGTCAACTCTACCAACTTTGCCAACTTTGCACATTTTCCAAACCAATCAG CAGCAACTCAGGCTAACACAGACAGCAACTTTGCCAACTTTGATGCATTTGGAAACACTGCAATTCCATCCCATCTGAGCACGTCACCCCCCTCAAAGTCCTTTTCCACAG GAGGAGGCGTGCCAATTCCATCCAGGTCAAGTGCTCTCCCCATCCAGTCCCAAACCGGGAGCTGCACAGAGGATCGCTACGCTGCGCTGGCCGAGTTGGACAACAAGCTAAGCTCGTCTGCAGGCAGCGGTGTTCAAGG GAGTTTTTTTGGTCCAGTGCTTGGCTCATCTCCAGCCCAGAATGCACCTGTTCTACCCAGCATGCAGCCCGGCTTTGGAG GTGTGCCTTCCACAAATCCCTTTGTTGCTGCAGCCGTTGCCTCCGAGATGGCCACCAACCCTTTCCAGGCCAATGGCAGAGCTTCCGCGGCTGCAG CCGCCTCATTTGGTACTGGCTCTATGAGCATGCCTGCTGGCTTTGGAAATTCGTCTTCGTACTGCCTCCCGACCAGTTTCAGCGGAAACTTCCAGCAACAATTCCCTGGCCAGGCCCCCATCCCTTACTCACAACCCGGGGCCTAccaccctcagtccaatg GCCCTGCATTTCCAGTTTATGGTCCAAACAAGCCCTCCATGACGCCGTTCGGTCAGCCCATGGCCGGTCCTGGCGTGTCCAATAACCCCTTCATG GCAGGAGCCCCTACCGGAGCATTCCCTTCAGGTGGTACCTCAACCAACCCGTTCCTGTAG
- the agfg1b gene encoding arf-GAP domain and FG repeat-containing protein 1b isoform X2 — protein MATSAKRKQEETHLKMLREMTSLPANRKCFDCDQRGPTYVNMTVGSFVCTTCSGILRGLNPPHRVKSISMTTFTQQEIEFLQKHSNEVCKHIWLGLYDDRTSVVPDFREPQKVKEFLQEKYEKKRWYVPPDQARSVICVQASVSGSSASSTGSTPEVQPLKTLQLNKTPLRQSPGLGRSQAHITAQEKKFDLLSDLGGDIFAAPPAQAVNSTNFANFAHFPNQSATQANTDSNFANFDAFGNTAIPSHLSTSPPSKSFSTGGGVPIPSRSSALPIQSQTGSCTEDRYAALAELDNKLSSSAGSGVQGSFFGPVLGSSPAQNAPVLPSMQPGFGGVPSTNPFVAAAVASEMATNPFQANGRASAAAAASFGTGSMSMPAGFGNSSSYCLPTSFSGNFQQQFPGQAPIPYSQPGAYHPQSNGPAFPVYGPNKPSMTPFGQPMAGPGVSNNPFMAGAPTGAFPSGGTSTNPFL, from the exons ATGGCGACCAGCGCGAAGCGAAAGCAAGAGGAGACTCATTTGAAGATGCTCCGGGAAATGACTAGCCTTCCCGCGAATAGGAAATGTTTCGACTGTGATCAACGCGGCCCGACCTATGTCAACATGACAGTAGGCTCCTTCGTCTGCACCACCTGCTCCGGCATCTT GCGAGGGCTGAACCCTCCACACAGAGTGAAGTCGATTTCTATGACTACGTTTACGCAGCAAGAAATTGAGTTCCTTCAGAAACACAGCAATGAg GTCTGTAAACACATCTGGTTGGGCCTCTATGATGACAGGACGTCAGTTGTTCCAGATTTCCGGGAGCCGCAGAAAGTGAAAGAGTTCCTCCAGGAAaaatatgaaaagaaaagatg GTACGTGCCTCCGGACCAGGCCAGGTCCGTCATCTGCGTCCAGGCATCTGTTTCTGGCTCCTCAGCAAGCAGCACTGGCAGCACCCCGGAAGTCCAGCCTCTCAAGACCTTACAACTCAACAAGACCCCACTTCGTCAA TCCCCAGGGTTGGGCCGCTCCCAGGCTCACATCACTGCCCAAGAGAAAAAGTTTGACCTGCTGTCGGACTTGGGTGGTGACATTTTTGCTGCCCCACCCGCCCAGGCTGTCAACTCTACCAACTTTGCCAACTTTGCACATTTTCCAAACCAATCAG CAACTCAGGCTAACACAGACAGCAACTTTGCCAACTTTGATGCATTTGGAAACACTGCAATTCCATCCCATCTGAGCACGTCACCCCCCTCAAAGTCCTTTTCCACAG GAGGAGGCGTGCCAATTCCATCCAGGTCAAGTGCTCTCCCCATCCAGTCCCAAACCGGGAGCTGCACAGAGGATCGCTACGCTGCGCTGGCCGAGTTGGACAACAAGCTAAGCTCGTCTGCAGGCAGCGGTGTTCAAGG GAGTTTTTTTGGTCCAGTGCTTGGCTCATCTCCAGCCCAGAATGCACCTGTTCTACCCAGCATGCAGCCCGGCTTTGGAG GTGTGCCTTCCACAAATCCCTTTGTTGCTGCAGCCGTTGCCTCCGAGATGGCCACCAACCCTTTCCAGGCCAATGGCAGAGCTTCCGCGGCTGCAG CCGCCTCATTTGGTACTGGCTCTATGAGCATGCCTGCTGGCTTTGGAAATTCGTCTTCGTACTGCCTCCCGACCAGTTTCAGCGGAAACTTCCAGCAACAATTCCCTGGCCAGGCCCCCATCCCTTACTCACAACCCGGGGCCTAccaccctcagtccaatg GCCCTGCATTTCCAGTTTATGGTCCAAACAAGCCCTCCATGACGCCGTTCGGTCAGCCCATGGCCGGTCCTGGCGTGTCCAATAACCCCTTCATG GCAGGAGCCCCTACCGGAGCATTCCCTTCAGGTGGTACCTCAACCAACCCGTTCCTGTAG
- the zgc:110269 gene encoding probable flap endonuclease 1 homolog → MGITKLADLIRFEAPGAISHKYIGDYTGKVIAMDTSIVINQFRTATPSLNPLTGLLFRTLTFLEHDIKPVFVFDGRPPEEKMAALQKRAEAAGWSSPNHLGTASLQTKDCFQLLKLLGVPVIQAPGDAEAFCAWLVKRGSAEAVASEDMDTLPFGAHVVIRHMNAKKDSDIVEYSLPKLLEKLQLTHKEFVDLCILLGCDYCDKIVGFGPKRALSLIQKYRTIENVVLHINTKTHPVPDNWKYKEAQKLFLETPNAEVPEFMWTEPDEEALVGFLCQSTYVREQRVRHRMERFRQIRESKRKEREKTTAAGNCRQTRMDDFFRVLRKREQPVEAADCGSSKRKKPKLK, encoded by the exons ATGGGGATCACAAAACTAGCAGATTTGATCCGATTCGAAGCTCCCGGCGCAATTTCCCACAAGTATATTGGTGACTACACAG GGAAGGTAATTGCCATGGATACATCAATTGTCATAAACCAGTTCCGTACCGCAACACCATCACTCAA CCCGCTGACCGGTCTCCTCTTTCGGACACTCACCTTCCTGGAACATGATATAAAgcctgtgtttgtgtttgatggaagaccCCCGGAAGAAAAGATGGCTGCT CTTCAGAAACGAGCAGAGGCAGCAGGTTGGAGCTCCCCCAACCATTTGGGCACAG CATCACTTCAAACAAAAGATTGTTTCcaactcctgaagctgctgggtGTACCTGTGATCCAG GCTCCAGGAGATGCTGAAGCCTTTTGCGCTTGGCTGGTGAAACGGGGGAGCGCGGAAGCTGTGGCATCAGAAGACATGGACACGTTGCCATTTGGAGCGCATGTTGTGATTCGTCATATGAATGCCAAAAAAGACAG TGACATTGTGGAATATTCTTTACCGAAGTTGTTGGAGAAACTCCAACTAACTCACAAAGAG TTTGTTGACCTTTGCATCTTGCTGGGATGCGACTACTGCGACAAGATAGTCGGCTTTGGTCCAAAGAGAGCGCTGAGTCTCATCCAGAAGTACCGCACTATCGAAAATGTCGTTTTGCACATCAACACAAAG ACCCACCCTGTACCAGATAACTGGAAATACAAAGAAGCGCAGAAGTTATTTTTGGAAACACCAAACGCAGAAGTACCTGAGTTTATGTGGACTGAACCTGACGAAGAAGCCTTGGTTGGGTTTCTCTGCCAGAGTACATACGTCAG GGAGCAACGAGTCCGTCATCGCATGGAGAGATTCCGACAGATTCGGGAGAGTAAGCGGAAGGAAAGGGAAAAGACGACTGCAGCGGGAAACTGCAGGCAAACTCGGATGGATGACTTTTTCAGAGTTCTTAGAAAGAGGGAGCAG CCTGTGGAAGCTGCTGACTGTGGAAGCAGCAAGAGaaagaaaccaaaattgaaATGA
- the LOC125985478 gene encoding mitochondrial fission factor homolog A — protein sequence MSGPSYTSPPAEAAEINRIHYELEYTEGISQRMRIPEILKVAPENQSGSLPLQQLLHTHPTLMQVPDRIVVAGDDGDPQFSCPRDLDLIQSIPAMELLDMKAPPRVLTLSEQPLDSLETDQINKRDPSQAVHSRSRKERSAGEFISARHSSQIIRGDVSATPSPSAPLVRMCPPLCSPEDANVNLFTAAGFLAYIQSTTRRAYQQVLELLDDSHRRTHLDLALDMNPDESGLVDASSLRRQIVKLNRRLQMLEEENKERSKREVVLYSATVAFWLINTWVWFRR from the exons ATGAGTGGGCCGTCGTACACCTCACCCCCCGCCGAGGCGGCGGAGATCAACCGTATCCATTATGAGTTGGAGTACACGGAGGGGATCAGCCAGCGGATGCGCATCCCGGAGATCCTCAAGGTTGCCCCGGAAAATCAAAGTGGTTCTCTGCCACTGCAGCAACTCCTGCACACCCATCCAACTCTGATGCAGGTTCCTGACAGAATTGTCGTAGCAG GTGATGATGGGGATCCTCAGTTCTCTTGTCCTAGAGACTTGGATTTGATTCAGTCCATTCCTGCCATGGAGCTCCTGGACATGAAAGCTCCGCCACGTGTTCTCACGCTGTCAGAACAGCCACTGGACTCCTTGGAAACGGATCAAATAAACAAGAGAGACCCCAGTCAAGCA GTTCATTCTCGATCACGAAAGGAACGCAGTGCCGGTGAATTCATATCTGCTCGCCATAGCAGTCAGATTATCAGAGGTGACGTAAG TGCAACACCCTCACCTTCTGCCCCCCTAGTCCGCATGTGTCCCCCTCTGTGCTCCCCGGAGGACGCAAATGTTAACTTATTCACAGCGGCAGGCTTCCTGGCTTACATCCAGTCCACGACACGCCGGGCCTACCAGCAGGTCCTTGAACTCCTAGACGACAGCCACCGCAG GACACACCTGGACCTTGCCTTGGATATGAATCCTGATGAGTCAGGTTTAGTAGATGCCTCTTCGTTGCGCCGACAA ATTGTGAAGCTAAATCGCCGTCTACAAATGCTGGAGGAAGAAAATAAGGAACGCTCCAAGCGAGAGGTGGTCTTGTATTCTGCCACTGTTGCATTCTGGCTGATCAACACCTGGGTTTGGTTCcgccgctaa
- the LOC125985476 gene encoding serine/threonine-protein kinase 25, giving the protein MAHLRDMQNQNSRLDPEEYFTKQERIGKGSFGEVYKGINNRTKEVVAIKIIDLEEAEDEIEDIQQEITVLSQCDSPYVTKYYGSYLKGTKLWIIMEYLGGGSALDLLRPGPLEETYIATILREILKGLEYLHSERKIHRDIKAANVLLSEQGEVKLADFGVAGQLTDTQIKRNTFVGTPFWMAPEVIKQSAYDFKADIWSLGITAIELAKGEPPNSDLHPMRVLFLIPKNTPPTLEGSYSKPFKEFVEACLNKDPRFRPTAKELLKHKFITRYTKKTSYLTELIDRYRRWKSEGHGEESSSDDSDMDPDSDVDSCPMWTFPTVRPNSLNKLQKGYTHTDSESGDSMKRQPKSQCLSALVTPIFRELKEKRRASGGGVGAIEELENAFNLAEESCPGISDRLVTHMMERVCRFSLNGNTTPSSR; this is encoded by the exons ATGGCACACCTACGAGACATGCAAAATCAG AACTCCAGGTTGGATCCTGAAGAGTACTTCACCAAGCAAGAGCGCATTGGGAAGGGTTCCTTTGGGGAGGTCTACAAAGGCATCAACAACCGCACCAAGGAGGTGGTGGCCATAAAAATCATCGACCTCGAAGAGGCGGAGGATGAGATCGAAGACATTCAGCAGGAAATCACAGTACTGAGCCAGTGTGACAGTCCCTATGTGACCAAGTATTATGGCTCGTACCTCAAG GGGACCAAGCTGTGGATTATCATGGAGTATTTAGGCGGAGGATCTGCTCTGGATCTG CTGCGTCCAGGACCTCTCGAAGAGACGTACATTGCCACGATACTGCGGGAAATCCTGAAGGGGCTGGAATATTTGCACTCGGAAAGGAAAATTCACAGAGACATTAAAG CTGCCAATGTGCTGTTGTCCGAACAGGGCGAAGTGAAGCTGGCTGATTTCGGGGTGGCGGGACAGTTGACTGACACTCAGATTAAGAGGAACACCTTTGTGGGCACACCTTTTTGGATGGCGCCCGAAGTCATCAAGCAGTCGGCATATGACTTCAAG GCTGACATTTGGTCGCTCGGAATCACAGCCATCGAGCTGGCCAAAGGCGAACCCCCCAACTCAGATTTACACCCCATGAGGGTCCTCTTTCTTATTCCCAAAAACACTCCCCCTACCCTGGAAGGATCTTACAGCAAACCTTTTAAAGAGTTCGTGGAGGCTTGTCTAAATAAAGACCCTCGTTTT AGGCCGACAGCCAAAGAGCTGCTGAAGCACAAGTTCATCACGCGCTACACCAAGAAAACGTCCTACCTGACTGAACTGATCGATCGCTACCGCCGCTGGAAGTCCGAGGGTCACGGGGAGGAGTCCAGCTCGGACGACTCTGACAT GGATCCTGATAGCGATGTGGATTCATGCCCCATGTGGACCTTCCCCACAGTCAGACCAAACTCTTTGAATAAGTTGCAGAAGGGCTACACACATACTGACTCAGAG TCAGGAGATTCAATGAAAAGGCAACCCAAGTCACAGTGCTTGTCAGCTTTGGTCACACCCATCTTCAGAGAG TTAAAAGAGAAGCGGCGAGCGAGTGGCGGCGGAGTGGGCGCCATCGAAGAGTTGGAGAACGCCTTTAACCTGGCAGAGGAATCCTGTCCGGGCATCTCCGACCGCCTTGTCACCCACATGATGGAGAGAGTGTGCAG GTTTTCTTTAAACGGCAACACCACGCCATCTTCACGATGA
- the LOC125985481 gene encoding SPRY domain-containing SOCS box protein 4-like: MGQKISGGIKSVDGRGESGGSPSYRPSAHSRQHPELRGPDFSKPPRLDLLLDMPCASLETQLRHAWNADDRSLNIFIKEEDKLTFHRHPVAQSTDCIRGRVGYTRGLHVWRIHWPSRQRGTHAVVGVATSEASLHSVGYTALVGSDSESWGWDLGRNRLYHDSKNRAHSSLPTYPSFLEPEEAFTLPDSLLVILDMDEGTLSFMVEGQYLGVAFRGLKGKKLHPIVSAVWGHCEISMKYINGLDPEPLPLTDLCRRAARLALGRERLQEIERLPLPDSLKNYLQYQ, encoded by the exons ATGGGTCAGAAGATATCCGGTGGTATCAAATCTGTGGACGGCCGCGGGGAAAGCGGCGGTTCCCCATCCTACCGACCCTCGGCTCACAGTAGGCAGCACCCAGAGTTGAGGGGCCCGGATTTCTCCAAACCTCCCAGGCTGGATCTCCTTCTGGACATGCCTTGCGCCAGCCTGGAGACCCAACTTCGTCACGCGTGGAACGCCGATGACCGTTCGCTCAACATTTTCATCAAAGAGGAGGATAAGTTGACATTTCACCGCCACCCCGTCGCTCAGAGCACGGACTGCATCCGGGGACGGGTGGGCTACACTAGGGGACTCCACGTCTGGAGGATTCACTGGCCGTCCCGACAGCGCGGCACCCACGCAGTTGTCGGGGTAGCCACCTCCGAAGCTTCTTTACATTCTGTCGGGTACACTGCCTTGGTGGGGTCAGACTCTGAGTCCTGGGGCTGGGATCTGGGACGTAACCGCCTCTACCACGATAGCAAGAACCGGGCCCACAGCTCATTACCCACTTACCCTTCCTTCCTGGAACCCGAGGAGGCGTTCACACTACCGGACTCTCTGTTGGTCATTCTGGACATGGACGAGGGCACGCTGAGCTTCATGGTGGAGGGACAGTATTTAGGAGTGGCGTTCCGAGGGTTGAAGGGCAAGAAACTACATCCCATCGTCAGCGCTGTGTGGGGCCATTGTGAGATATCCATGAAGTACATCAACGGACTTGATC CCGAGCCTCTTCCTTTGACCGACCTGTGTCGCCGTGCGGCCCGCCTGGCGTTGGGCCGGGAACGCCTTCAGGAGATCGAGAGACTACCCCTGCCTGATTCCCTCAAGAATTACCTCCAGTACCAGTGA